One window of Phycisphaeraceae bacterium genomic DNA carries:
- a CDS encoding efflux RND transporter permease subunit, translating to MKPFTDIFIKKPVLALVINLIILGLGWKAIFNLPVRQYPRLESSAIIINTAYIGASAETVRGFVTTPIEKAVSAIDGIDYIESKSTAGISTVTVRLRLNHSSNAALAEISARLNQVRSELPSNVESPVIEIQRTDKPYATFYISMTTKLMSLPQLNDYMARELQPELQALPGVQRVGIEGPLPLAMRIWLDSDKLDALDITPGEVQTALVRNNFLATVGRTKGKDVQVDLMTDTDLRTADEFRQLIVRERDGTIVRLADIARIELGSEEATGRAGFNREPAIWFSVWPLPSANELEVAQALKEKLAEMQPKLAPGVTMTLAYDGTYYMENAIKEIIHTLIETILIVGLVVFLFMGSLRTVLVPMVAMPISLVGACLAMLAMGFSLNLLTILAIVLAVGLVVDDAIVVVENVERHVREGKTPMQAAILGARELFGPVVAMTITLATVYAPIGFQGGLTGMLFREFAFTLAAAVVISGIVAITLSPVMSAWMVPAGAREGRFQRFVNHQFDALQRVYVRVLAFVLQMRWAVVIAAVLITAAGYPLYMMSRSELAPTEDEGIVFTVVQAAPDASLDYSLKYFDQVGEAFMSLENREFLFQVMQSPTFGFGGIKAVDWSKRNQSTTDMRNEVFPKLMAISGVRAIPALPPPLPGAGQFDVELMVTSTQEAQDMEQYAGMLVGAAFGSGKFLYADTDLKVDLPQTRIVIDRDKVADIGLDLASVGRDLAVLLSGGYTNRFNHEGRSYKVIPQVEDSARMTPESVLNLKVRAADGGQVSVSSFVTLETTAAPRELTRFQQRNSFKIYGIVANGVTKAEALAALEAAAKNVLPAGYALDYAGESRQIKTEGASLASTLGLAIGLIYLVLAAQFGSFRDPLIVLLGSVPLALTGALIFTFLGFTTINIYSQVGLITLVGLVAKNGILIVEFANHVQASGASKFEAAMQAAGTRLRPILMTSAATVFGHFPLVLVSGAGAEARNSIGIVLVTGMTISTLFTLFVVPCIYTLLAGAHKPVQLEPDGMPEPSLSMA from the coding sequence ATGAAACCGTTCACGGACATCTTTATCAAGAAGCCGGTGCTGGCGCTCGTGATCAACCTGATCATCCTGGGCCTTGGGTGGAAGGCGATCTTCAACCTGCCGGTCCGCCAGTATCCGCGCCTCGAGTCGAGCGCGATCATCATCAACACGGCGTACATCGGGGCGAGCGCCGAAACGGTCCGCGGCTTTGTGACTACGCCGATCGAGAAGGCCGTGTCGGCGATCGACGGCATCGACTACATCGAATCGAAGAGCACCGCAGGCATCAGCACCGTCACCGTTCGTCTTCGGCTGAACCACTCAAGCAACGCGGCGCTTGCCGAGATCTCCGCGCGTCTCAATCAGGTGCGCAGCGAACTCCCTTCCAACGTCGAATCACCCGTCATCGAAATCCAGCGGACCGACAAGCCCTACGCCACCTTCTACATCAGCATGACGACGAAGCTGATGTCGCTTCCGCAGCTCAACGACTACATGGCGCGGGAACTGCAGCCCGAGCTTCAGGCGCTGCCTGGGGTGCAGCGCGTGGGCATCGAGGGCCCGCTGCCGCTGGCGATGCGGATCTGGCTGGACTCCGACAAGCTCGACGCGCTCGACATCACACCGGGTGAGGTGCAAACGGCGCTCGTGCGAAACAATTTTCTGGCGACGGTCGGCCGTACGAAAGGGAAGGACGTCCAGGTCGACCTGATGACCGACACCGACCTGCGCACGGCGGACGAATTCCGCCAACTCATCGTCCGCGAACGTGACGGCACGATCGTCCGGCTCGCCGATATCGCGCGCATCGAGCTCGGAAGCGAAGAAGCCACCGGTCGCGCGGGATTCAACCGAGAGCCCGCCATCTGGTTCAGCGTCTGGCCCCTGCCGAGCGCCAACGAACTCGAGGTCGCCCAGGCGCTCAAGGAAAAGCTCGCGGAGATGCAGCCCAAACTCGCGCCCGGCGTCACGATGACGCTCGCCTACGACGGCACGTACTACATGGAAAATGCGATCAAGGAGATCATCCACACCCTCATCGAGACCATTCTGATCGTCGGTCTCGTGGTCTTCCTGTTCATGGGGTCGCTGCGCACGGTGCTCGTGCCCATGGTCGCGATGCCGATCTCTCTCGTCGGCGCGTGTCTTGCCATGCTGGCGATGGGCTTTTCTCTCAACCTGCTCACGATTCTCGCGATTGTGCTCGCCGTCGGTCTTGTGGTGGACGATGCGATTGTCGTCGTCGAGAACGTCGAGCGCCACGTCCGCGAGGGCAAGACTCCGATGCAGGCAGCGATACTCGGCGCACGCGAGCTCTTCGGACCCGTCGTGGCGATGACGATCACGCTCGCCACCGTTTATGCCCCGATCGGATTCCAAGGCGGCTTGACCGGCATGCTCTTCCGGGAGTTCGCGTTCACTCTTGCCGCCGCCGTCGTGATTTCCGGCATCGTCGCCATCACGCTCTCGCCGGTCATGAGCGCGTGGATGGTTCCCGCTGGAGCGCGAGAAGGCCGTTTCCAGCGCTTCGTCAACCACCAGTTCGATGCGTTGCAGCGCGTTTACGTCAGGGTTCTGGCGTTTGTGCTGCAGATGCGCTGGGCCGTCGTGATCGCGGCGGTCCTCATCACCGCCGCCGGTTACCCGCTCTACATGATGTCGCGCTCGGAACTCGCGCCGACGGAAGACGAAGGCATCGTGTTCACGGTTGTGCAGGCCGCTCCGGACGCTTCTCTCGACTACTCGCTGAAGTACTTCGATCAGGTCGGCGAAGCGTTCATGAGTCTCGAGAACAGAGAGTTTCTCTTTCAGGTCATGCAGTCCCCGACGTTCGGGTTCGGCGGAATCAAGGCGGTTGACTGGAGCAAACGAAACCAATCGACCACCGATATGCGCAACGAGGTTTTTCCCAAGCTCATGGCGATCAGCGGCGTCCGCGCCATTCCCGCTCTGCCCCCCCCGCTACCGGGCGCCGGCCAGTTCGATGTCGAATTGATGGTGACGAGCACGCAGGAAGCGCAGGACATGGAGCAGTACGCCGGCATGCTCGTCGGAGCCGCATTCGGAAGCGGGAAGTTTCTCTACGCCGATACCGATTTGAAAGTGGATCTACCTCAGACCCGGATCGTGATCGATCGCGACAAGGTTGCCGACATCGGTCTCGATCTCGCTTCTGTCGGACGCGATCTTGCCGTGCTGCTCTCGGGCGGGTACACCAATCGATTCAACCACGAGGGCCGCAGCTACAAAGTGATTCCGCAGGTCGAAGACTCGGCGCGCATGACGCCCGAGTCGGTTCTGAACCTCAAAGTGCGCGCCGCGGATGGCGGGCAGGTCTCGGTCTCTTCGTTCGTCACGCTCGAAACAACGGCGGCGCCGCGCGAGCTCACCCGATTCCAGCAGCGCAACAGCTTCAAGATCTACGGCATCGTGGCGAACGGGGTCACAAAAGCCGAAGCGCTCGCGGCGCTCGAGGCCGCGGCAAAAAACGTTCTGCCCGCCGGCTACGCGCTTGATTACGCGGGCGAGAGCCGCCAGATCAAGACCGAAGGTGCGTCGCTGGCGTCCACACTCGGTCTCGCGATCGGCCTCATCTACCTCGTACTCGCGGCGCAATTCGGGAGTTTCCGCGATCCGCTGATTGTGCTGCTCGGATCCGTACCGCTCGCCCTGACCGGTGCGCTGATCTTCACGTTCCTGGGCTTCACCACGATTAATATTTATTCACAAGTGGGCCTGATCACGCTGGTCGGCCTTGTCGCCAAGAACGGAATCCTGATCGTGGAATTCGCGAATCACGTCCAAGCATCGGGCGCGTCAAAGTTCGAGGCGGCGATGCAGGCGGCCGGCACGCGCCTCCGCCCGATTCTGATGACGTCGGCCGCGACGGTTTTCGGACACTTCCCGCTCGTGCTGGTCTCCGGAGCCGGCGCGGAAGCGCGAAACAGCATCGGCATCGTTCTGGTAACCGGCATGACCATCAGCACGCTGTTCACGCTGTTCGTAGTGCCGTGCATTTACACGCTGCTCGCGGGCGCCCACAAACCGGTGCAGCTCGAGCCGGACGGAATGCCCGAGCCGAGCCTCAGCATGGCCTGA
- a CDS encoding efflux RND transporter periplasmic adaptor subunit — translation MRMKPFLAGVGLLATLVVVGGGLAFWKYRQIHAAQGMGGFAMPESVETVEATSVPWQPRSRLVGTVIAVRSVNLANEIVGVVREVNFNSGDIVEPGQVLVKLDASTEEADLAAAKATVRLAVSGIEVAEAEITMAKSAADLARSTLKRYKSAATASSVSESDVDKATSEVERAEAAQQRAESSLAKAKAERDQATARVQQIETIIAKKTLSAPFKARVGMRTVHPGQYLAEGTKIVDLTELTDDIYLDFAVPQEYAQRVSAGMVVSARSKLLGTDDAKITVVSVDATVNPVTRNVRVRSSVPNPGYKLKPGMFIDVEVPVSPPVDSIVIPATAVRRAAFGDHVYVVSPMDPSKIPPAPPGAPPMQGPPPMVAHQRMVQLGANMGDRVVVATGLEAGERVVTGGSFKLRDGAMVVAIPPRSEQPAGGATAHAGIQNKPGNDASPASPATPNVSEVSDKH, via the coding sequence ATGCGAATGAAACCGTTTTTGGCCGGAGTCGGACTGCTCGCCACGTTGGTCGTCGTCGGCGGAGGGCTTGCATTCTGGAAGTATCGCCAGATTCACGCCGCCCAAGGCATGGGCGGATTCGCGATGCCCGAATCTGTCGAAACGGTCGAGGCCACATCTGTTCCGTGGCAGCCACGCTCACGTCTGGTGGGCACGGTCATCGCCGTCCGGAGCGTGAATCTCGCGAACGAGATCGTCGGCGTCGTGAGAGAAGTCAACTTCAATTCAGGGGACATCGTGGAGCCCGGTCAGGTGCTCGTCAAGCTCGACGCCTCAACCGAGGAGGCCGACCTCGCCGCCGCCAAGGCGACAGTTCGACTCGCCGTGTCGGGAATCGAAGTCGCGGAAGCTGAAATCACGATGGCCAAGTCGGCGGCGGACCTCGCGCGCTCGACCCTGAAGCGGTACAAGAGCGCGGCGACTGCAAGTTCGGTATCGGAATCGGATGTCGACAAGGCGACGAGTGAAGTGGAGCGCGCCGAAGCCGCGCAGCAGCGTGCCGAATCGTCGCTCGCCAAAGCCAAGGCCGAGCGCGATCAAGCCACGGCACGCGTGCAACAGATCGAGACCATCATCGCAAAGAAAACCCTGAGCGCGCCGTTCAAGGCACGAGTCGGCATGCGCACGGTCCACCCCGGCCAATACCTTGCCGAGGGCACCAAGATCGTGGATCTCACCGAACTCACCGACGACATCTATCTCGATTTCGCAGTGCCTCAGGAATATGCCCAGCGTGTGTCCGCGGGCATGGTCGTGTCGGCAAGGTCTAAATTGCTCGGTACCGACGACGCGAAGATCACCGTCGTCTCGGTCGATGCGACCGTGAATCCGGTCACGCGAAACGTCCGGGTGCGCTCCAGCGTTCCGAATCCTGGCTACAAACTCAAGCCCGGCATGTTTATCGATGTCGAAGTGCCTGTGTCGCCACCGGTTGATTCGATCGTCATTCCGGCGACGGCGGTGCGACGCGCCGCCTTCGGCGACCACGTGTATGTGGTGTCGCCGATGGACCCGAGCAAGATCCCGCCGGCTCCGCCCGGCGCGCCGCCCATGCAGGGACCGCCCCCCATGGTGGCTCATCAGAGAATGGTGCAACTCGGGGCAAACATGGGCGATCGGGTTGTCGTCGCGACCGGGCTAGAGGCCGGCGAGAGAGTCGTCACCGGTGGCTCGTTCAAACTGAGGGATGGAGCCATGGTCGTCGCCATACCGCCGCGGAGCGAACAGCCGGCCGGCGGCGCGACCGCGCACGCCGGAATTCAGAACAAGCCGGGGAATGACGCGAGCCCCGCGTCTCCGGCGACCCCGAACGTCAGTGAAGTCAGCGACAAACACTAA
- a CDS encoding MarR family transcriptional regulator yields MGVCKIPKPKDPVAAARAEVVELLFSYVERLRAHFESVAAARELTAVQAKVLMFLGDAEPMRCIADNLGCDPSNITGVVDRLQDRGLLTRSEDPKDRRVKILHVTPAGKKLREVIGSELFRDVPGMNMLSRSQVADLRNLLSSLCSDAPVNQSI; encoded by the coding sequence ATGGGCGTTTGCAAGATTCCCAAACCCAAGGATCCGGTTGCCGCGGCACGTGCGGAAGTGGTGGAGTTGCTTTTCTCGTATGTCGAGCGACTTCGAGCTCACTTCGAGTCGGTGGCCGCCGCGCGAGAATTGACGGCGGTCCAGGCCAAGGTGCTGATGTTTCTGGGGGACGCGGAGCCGATGCGATGCATCGCCGATAATCTGGGTTGCGATCCCTCGAACATCACGGGCGTAGTCGATCGACTGCAGGATCGCGGGTTGTTGACCCGCTCTGAGGATCCGAAGGATCGGCGCGTCAAAATCTTACATGTGACGCCGGCCGGAAAGAAACTGCGCGAGGTCATCGGCTCTGAATTGTTCCGTGACGTGCCTGGGATGAACATGCTTTCACGATCGCAGGTCGCCGACTTGCGCAATCTTCTTTCCAGCTTGTGCTCGGACGCCCCCGTCAATCAATCGATCTGA
- a CDS encoding DUF2911 domain-containing protein has translation MKHWKPIVSTLALSMVVALPLMAQPGGSTPAPKPATKAPARVSPGEVTSTVVDGNRVTLVYSRPYTKDPKTGAARKIWGGLVPYGQVWRAGANEATLLITQQPIEIGGATVPAGAYSLFMLPVEGGPSKLIINKQIGQWGSQYDDKQDLARVDLVQSATPESVDQFTMRVAKEAAGGGTLTLAWENLQFTVPYSVKK, from the coding sequence ATGAAACACTGGAAGCCGATCGTGTCCACTTTGGCGCTTTCGATGGTTGTCGCATTGCCCTTGATGGCGCAGCCCGGCGGTTCGACTCCCGCGCCCAAGCCGGCCACAAAGGCGCCGGCCCGCGTCAGCCCGGGCGAAGTGACGAGCACGGTTGTCGATGGCAATCGCGTGACGCTGGTCTACAGCCGCCCGTACACGAAGGACCCCAAGACCGGCGCCGCCCGCAAGATCTGGGGCGGGTTGGTCCCCTACGGACAGGTTTGGCGCGCGGGCGCGAACGAGGCGACGCTTTTGATCACGCAGCAACCGATCGAGATCGGCGGCGCGACCGTGCCGGCCGGCGCGTATTCGCTCTTCATGCTGCCGGTTGAGGGTGGCCCTTCGAAGCTGATCATCAACAAGCAGATCGGCCAGTGGGGCAGCCAGTACGATGACAAGCAGGATCTCGCCCGCGTCGATCTCGTGCAATCCGCAACCCCGGAGTCTGTTGATCAATTCACAATGCGGGTAGCGAAAGAAGCCGCCGGCGGGGGAACTCTCACTCTCGCGTGGGAAAACCTGCAGTTCACGGTTCCGTACTCGGTCAAGAAATAG
- a CDS encoding PIG-L family deacetylase, translating into MNTPHQSPTWLACLFIFSLIAGAAFGRAPDLPEKEAAPGAAIGHDLEAFGKCATVLYVAAHPDDENTQLITYFSQGRGFRTAYLSVTRGDGGQNVLGPEFGDELGVIRTQELLEARKVDGGRQFFTRAIDFGFSKDPNETLSIWDRKAVLGDMVRVIREFRPDVIITRFSPEPSRTHGHHTASAMLTVEAFKLAGDPSAYPEQLGELKPWQPKRILHNGRSGGGESPVGAFSIDISGADAVTGHSFDEIAAKSRSMHQSQGFAGFTGFGSRGAAGARMETFLPLGGEPAAKDPFDGIDTTWARYPGGEGVAKSVADAIAGFRADDPAASIPALLAIRSKAAALPSDPVIADKREQLDRIIAECAGIRVRTEIANPEVCPGETMALQVSAAASAPVRWVAVRFPATDRDEVVNADLSSTFTRRSLSAELPPTAPLTQPYWLRETASAGIAQVSDAMLIGRAENPPVFPVEYVFEIAGQGLVVRDVPAKAISAGDGAISREELVVVPPVSLSFKSDIRLFAPGEQRAVEVEVLAARPQISGTVSLEVPAGWSVSPAPLPLKLVQAGDRKAYEFQVTAPGASAPVDFGVRAEVAGREYGTRRIDIRYPHIPRQVLQPPARLRAVCLDLKTAGHRIGYVPGAGDSVAECLEQMGFEVTTLTGEDLTPEKLKGLDAVVIGVRAFNVRNDLSAGLPALFAFAEAGGTVVVQYNRPNGIQSGAVAPFNLQISSDRVTDENAPVTLLAPEHSVLNTPNKILAKDFEGWVQERGLYFPNQWDERFVPLIACSDPGEAPLKGGLLVAPYGKGRYIYTGLAWFRELPAGVPGAYRLFANLVAPSE; encoded by the coding sequence ATGAACACACCGCATCAATCGCCGACGTGGCTGGCTTGTCTATTCATCTTTTCTTTAATCGCGGGCGCCGCGTTCGGGCGCGCGCCCGATCTCCCGGAAAAGGAGGCGGCACCGGGCGCTGCGATCGGCCACGACTTGGAGGCGTTCGGAAAGTGCGCCACGGTTCTCTATGTTGCGGCGCACCCGGACGATGAGAACACGCAGCTCATCACCTATTTCTCGCAGGGGCGGGGCTTTCGGACCGCGTATCTCTCGGTGACGCGGGGCGACGGCGGGCAGAACGTGCTCGGTCCGGAATTCGGCGATGAACTCGGCGTGATCCGCACGCAGGAACTGCTCGAAGCGCGCAAAGTCGACGGCGGCAGACAGTTCTTCACGCGCGCCATCGACTTCGGGTTTTCGAAAGATCCGAATGAGACGCTGAGCATCTGGGATCGCAAGGCCGTGCTGGGCGACATGGTGCGGGTGATCCGCGAATTCCGGCCGGATGTGATCATCACGCGTTTTTCGCCCGAACCGAGCCGCACGCACGGACATCACACGGCGTCCGCGATGCTGACGGTCGAGGCGTTCAAATTGGCGGGCGATCCGAGCGCGTATCCGGAACAACTCGGCGAACTCAAGCCGTGGCAGCCGAAGCGGATTCTGCACAACGGCCGATCGGGGGGCGGCGAGTCTCCGGTCGGCGCTTTCAGCATCGACATCAGCGGCGCGGATGCGGTCACCGGGCATTCGTTCGACGAGATTGCGGCGAAGAGCCGCTCCATGCACCAATCGCAGGGCTTCGCGGGATTCACGGGATTCGGTTCGCGCGGTGCCGCGGGTGCGCGAATGGAGACGTTCTTGCCCTTGGGTGGAGAGCCGGCGGCCAAGGATCCATTCGACGGGATCGACACGACATGGGCGCGATATCCGGGAGGCGAGGGGGTTGCGAAGTCGGTTGCAGATGCGATCGCGGGATTTCGCGCCGATGATCCGGCGGCGAGCATTCCGGCGCTTCTTGCGATTCGTTCAAAGGCCGCTGCGCTCCCGAGCGACCCGGTGATCGCGGACAAGCGCGAGCAACTCGATCGGATCATCGCCGAGTGCGCGGGCATTCGAGTCCGCACCGAGATCGCAAATCCCGAAGTTTGTCCGGGCGAAACGATGGCGTTGCAGGTGTCTGCCGCGGCGAGCGCGCCCGTTCGATGGGTTGCGGTGCGGTTTCCGGCGACGGATCGCGACGAAGTTGTGAATGCGGATCTCTCTTCCACTTTCACGCGGCGTTCGTTGAGCGCGGAATTGCCGCCGACCGCGCCGCTGACACAGCCGTATTGGCTGAGAGAGACCGCTTCGGCGGGGATCGCACAGGTCTCCGATGCAATGCTCATCGGCCGAGCGGAAAACCCGCCGGTGTTCCCGGTTGAATATGTGTTTGAAATCGCGGGACAAGGGCTGGTCGTTCGCGACGTGCCGGCGAAAGCCATTTCGGCAGGCGACGGCGCGATTTCGCGGGAAGAACTCGTGGTCGTGCCGCCGGTTTCGCTCTCGTTCAAGTCGGATATTCGTTTGTTCGCTCCCGGAGAGCAACGCGCGGTGGAAGTGGAGGTGCTCGCGGCACGGCCGCAGATTTCTGGAACGGTTTCGCTGGAGGTACCCGCCGGCTGGAGCGTTTCTCCTGCCCCGCTTCCGCTAAAGCTCGTGCAGGCGGGCGATCGAAAAGCGTATGAATTTCAAGTCACAGCGCCCGGCGCGAGCGCGCCGGTTGATTTCGGAGTCAGAGCGGAAGTTGCGGGGCGCGAATATGGCACGCGCCGGATCGACATTCGCTATCCGCACATACCGCGGCAGGTGCTTCAGCCGCCGGCGCGGCTTCGCGCGGTCTGCCTCGATCTCAAGACCGCGGGACATCGCATCGGGTACGTTCCGGGCGCGGGTGATAGCGTCGCCGAATGTCTCGAGCAGATGGGGTTTGAGGTGACGACGCTCACTGGCGAGGATCTCACGCCGGAGAAGTTGAAAGGTCTTGATGCGGTGGTGATCGGCGTTCGCGCGTTCAACGTACGGAATGATCTGAGCGCGGGTCTACCGGCGCTCTTTGCGTTTGCGGAGGCTGGCGGCACGGTCGTCGTGCAGTACAACCGGCCGAACGGGATCCAAAGTGGCGCCGTTGCGCCGTTCAACCTTCAGATCTCTTCTGATCGCGTGACGGATGAAAACGCGCCGGTGACTTTGCTTGCGCCCGAGCATTCGGTGCTGAACACGCCGAACAAGATTTTGGCAAAGGACTTTGAAGGCTGGGTGCAAGAGCGGGGGCTGTATTTCCCGAATCAGTGGGACGAGCGATTTGTGCCGCTGATCGCGTGTTCTGATCCGGGGGAAGCGCCGCTGAAAGGCGGGCTGCTCGTAGCGCCGTACGGAAAAGGGCGGTACATCTACACGGGGCTGGCATGGTTCCGTGAGCTTCCAGCCGGGGTGCCGGGGGCGTATCGACTCTTCGCCAATCTCGTGGCACCCAGCGAATGA